Proteins from a genomic interval of Tenacibaculum sp. SZ-18:
- a CDS encoding MOSC domain-containing protein, whose translation MKIVATNIGERKEINWKGKIVTTGIFKFPVEEPIFLDVEDVKGDTICNREKHGGVDQAVYAFSEKHYHYFKELYPNLEWELGMFGENLTLSDCEESELHVGDTFKVGETIVEVTKPRQPCMKLGVRFNDMKIVKQFWNTDKSGVYFKVLQTGYVKKGDVFELIKTDKTKPTIADIYNEKRLKKNM comes from the coding sequence ATGAAAATAGTTGCTACAAATATAGGAGAGCGAAAAGAAATAAATTGGAAAGGCAAAATTGTTACTACAGGGATTTTTAAATTCCCAGTGGAAGAACCAATTTTCTTAGATGTGGAGGATGTAAAAGGAGATACAATTTGTAATCGTGAAAAACACGGTGGAGTTGATCAGGCTGTGTATGCATTTTCAGAAAAACACTATCATTATTTTAAAGAACTCTACCCAAATTTAGAATGGGAATTGGGAATGTTTGGAGAAAATTTGACATTATCGGATTGTGAAGAATCAGAACTTCATGTCGGCGACACTTTTAAAGTAGGCGAAACTATTGTTGAAGTTACTAAACCAAGACAACCTTGTATGAAATTAGGTGTTCGATTTAATGACATGAAAATCGTAAAGCAATTTTGGAATACAGATAAGAGTGGGGTTTATTTCAAAGTGTTACAAACAGGTTATGTGAAGAAAGGAGATGTTTTTGAATTGATAAAAACGGATAAAACAAAACCTACAATAGCTGATATCTACAATGAAAAAAGATTAAAAAAGAATATGTAA
- a CDS encoding VWA domain-containing protein → MYKLEEPIYFYLFAIVPVLVVIFLLVLWWKKNTRKKFADLALLEKLAPNLSNFKAILKLSFLLIGLSFLIIALVNPKMGTKLQTIKREGVDIIFALDVSKSMLAQDIAPNRLEKAKQIISKIIDKLGSDRVGIIIYAGNAYPLLPITTDHAAAKMFLQNANPDMVSSQGTAITEALDLAKTYYNNDEQTNKFLLILSDGEDHQEETKQKAQDIANEGVKVYTIGVGTESGGPIPIKLNGGNIGYKKDRQGETVITQRKPEILEGIARASNGTYIDGNKTEQPVKAIEKIISNAQKSEFETKQFSDYKDQFQWFLGIGFLFLLVDVFFFERKTKWLKKVDLFNEKEEK, encoded by the coding sequence ATGTATAAGTTAGAAGAACCAATATATTTTTATCTATTTGCAATAGTGCCAGTACTAGTTGTAATATTTCTATTGGTTTTGTGGTGGAAAAAAAATACGCGTAAGAAATTTGCGGATCTAGCACTATTGGAAAAACTTGCTCCCAACCTGTCTAATTTTAAAGCAATTTTAAAACTTTCTTTTTTACTGATTGGATTATCATTTTTGATTATTGCCTTAGTAAATCCTAAAATGGGAACTAAACTACAAACTATAAAACGAGAAGGTGTTGATATCATTTTTGCTTTAGACGTTTCAAAAAGTATGCTAGCGCAAGATATTGCTCCAAATAGATTGGAAAAAGCCAAGCAAATTATCTCTAAAATAATTGACAAATTAGGAAGCGATCGCGTTGGGATTATCATATATGCGGGTAACGCCTATCCCTTATTACCTATTACAACGGACCATGCAGCTGCAAAAATGTTCTTACAAAATGCAAATCCAGACATGGTTTCAAGCCAAGGAACAGCAATAACAGAGGCTTTAGATTTAGCCAAAACCTATTATAACAACGACGAACAAACAAACAAATTCTTACTTATTCTATCTGATGGTGAAGATCATCAGGAGGAAACCAAGCAAAAAGCACAGGATATTGCAAATGAAGGTGTAAAAGTTTACACGATTGGAGTAGGTACAGAATCAGGTGGACCAATACCGATTAAATTAAACGGTGGAAATATTGGTTATAAGAAGGATAGACAAGGAGAAACTGTTATTACTCAGCGTAAACCTGAAATACTTGAAGGTATTGCAAGAGCTTCAAACGGAACTTACATCGATGGAAACAAGACGGAGCAACCCGTGAAAGCGATAGAGAAAATTATATCGAATGCTCAGAAAAGTGAATTCGAAACTAAACAGTTTTCAGACTATAAAGATCAATTCCAATGGTTTTTAGGAATTGGATTCCTGTTTTTACTCGTTGATGTTTTCTTTTTTGAAAGAAAAACAAAATGGTTGAAGAAAGTAGATTTATTTAATGAAAAGGAAGAGAAATAG
- a CDS encoding DUF58 domain-containing protein: protein MNTKELLKKVRKIEIKTKRLSNHIFGGEYHSTFKGRGMTFSEVRQYQYGDDIRAIDWNVTARYNEPYIKVFEEERELTMMLMVDVSGSKLFGTSTQFKKDTVTEIAATLAFSAIQNNDKVGLILFSDQIELYIPPKKGKSHVLRIIRELIEFSPKSRKTNINEALKFLSSVMKKKAIVFMLSDFVDEKYERNLKIVGNKHDLTGIRIYDKFDEEIPNLGMVPMLDNETQEVRLINTSSKSVRNIYKANAVRLKDEFQTSFKKSGLGTINVRVDESYVKKLLGYFKNKG from the coding sequence ATGAACACTAAAGAATTACTTAAAAAAGTTCGAAAAATTGAGATTAAGACAAAACGTTTGTCTAATCATATATTTGGAGGTGAATACCATTCAACATTTAAAGGTCGTGGTATGACTTTTTCTGAAGTTCGTCAATATCAATATGGTGATGATATTAGAGCCATTGATTGGAACGTTACGGCGAGATATAATGAACCTTATATTAAGGTTTTTGAAGAAGAAAGAGAACTCACGATGATGTTAATGGTGGATGTTTCTGGCTCTAAACTTTTTGGTACTTCAACTCAATTTAAAAAAGATACTGTAACAGAGATTGCCGCTACATTGGCTTTCTCTGCTATACAGAACAATGACAAAGTAGGTCTTATTTTGTTTTCCGATCAAATTGAATTATACATTCCTCCTAAAAAAGGAAAGAGTCATGTGCTTCGCATCATTCGTGAATTAATCGAATTCTCACCAAAAAGTAGGAAAACGAATATCAACGAAGCTTTAAAATTCTTGTCAAGCGTAATGAAGAAAAAAGCAATTGTTTTTATGCTTTCAGACTTTGTTGATGAGAAATATGAGAGAAACCTTAAAATTGTTGGAAATAAACATGATTTAACTGGTATCAGAATTTATGACAAATTCGATGAAGAAATTCCGAATTTAGGAATGGTGCCAATGCTTGATAATGAAACGCAGGAAGTAAGACTTATCAACACCAGTTCAAAATCAGTTAGAAACATATATAAAGCAAACGCTGTTCGATTGAAAGATGAATTCCAAACATCTTTTAAGAAAAGTGGTTTAGGAACCATTAATGTACGAGTGGACGAAAGTTACGTTAAAAAACTACTGGGTTACTTTAAAAACAAAGGATAA
- a CDS encoding SH3 domain-containing protein, with the protein MKKILLLLAFFTLNGLFSQDFDKLFSEANNYYKNGNYENAIKLYEQITASGNVSTELFYNLGNSYYKINKVGPSIYNYEKALLLDPLNEDAANNLIFAQRLSLDRIEELPKSALQKFNENYLNKLHYNQWATFSVVLSLLAALFFLLYYFSTSPSIKRLFFTSAIISALLLTTVILITVNQYGTDNRKIEAIIYSTEVSVKNEPTKSAEEAFILHEGTKVNVLDEVDNWKKIKLIDGKIGWLKEEDINILSVF; encoded by the coding sequence ATGAAGAAGATACTTTTGTTACTGGCGTTTTTTACTTTAAATGGTCTTTTTTCTCAAGACTTTGATAAATTATTTTCTGAAGCTAACAATTATTACAAAAATGGTAATTATGAAAATGCAATTAAGTTGTACGAACAAATTACAGCATCGGGAAATGTTTCAACTGAATTATTCTATAACCTCGGAAATAGTTATTACAAAATAAACAAAGTTGGTCCTTCTATTTACAATTATGAGAAGGCATTATTGCTCGATCCACTAAACGAAGATGCAGCAAACAACTTAATCTTTGCTCAAAGACTTTCACTAGATCGTATAGAAGAATTACCAAAATCTGCTCTTCAAAAGTTTAATGAAAATTATTTAAACAAATTACATTACAATCAATGGGCTACCTTTTCAGTTGTATTATCATTACTTGCTGCCTTATTCTTTTTACTATATTACTTCTCTACTAGCCCTTCAATAAAAAGATTATTTTTTACTTCTGCTATTATAAGTGCACTGTTATTAACAACTGTTATTTTAATTACTGTGAATCAATATGGCACTGATAATCGAAAAATAGAAGCGATTATCTATTCAACTGAAGTTTCAGTTAAAAATGAACCTACAAAAAGTGCAGAAGAGGCATTTATACTCCATGAAGGAACAAAAGTTAATGTTTTAGATGAAGTTGATAATTGGAAAAAAATAAAATTGATAGACGGAAAAATTGGATGGCTTAAAGAAGAAGATATTAATATTTTAAGCGTTTTTTAG
- a CDS encoding vWA domain-containing protein, with protein sequence MLNNFEFHSPEFLWLFALIPLIALWFFSSRKKESTLLSVPSIRGFEGSNSILAKLKPLLHFMRLLALSALIVGLARPRNVSVSKKTKTNRGIDIVMAIDVSASMLAKDLKPNRLEALKRVAVDFVNRRPNDRIGIVVYAGESFTQTPITSDKSIVKRTISEIKWGQLEGGTAIGMGLGSAVNRLKESKAKSKVIILLTDGVNNAGFVDPKTATELAKELNIKVYTIGIGTNGMAPFPWAKDPRTGKLSFRNQQVEIDEKLLKFIANETEGQYFRATGNAKLKEIYDEIDKLEKTKIEEFKYYNYSEQYRFWVIIAGIFLILEFVLRNTIFKSFI encoded by the coding sequence ATGTTGAATAATTTCGAGTTTCATAGTCCAGAGTTTTTATGGCTATTTGCTCTAATTCCGCTTATTGCACTTTGGTTTTTCTCAAGTAGAAAAAAAGAAAGCACATTACTTTCAGTACCGAGCATTAGAGGTTTTGAAGGAAGTAATTCTATTTTGGCTAAACTAAAACCTTTACTTCATTTTATGAGGTTACTTGCACTTTCTGCTTTAATCGTGGGACTAGCTAGACCGAGAAATGTTTCTGTAAGTAAAAAAACAAAAACAAATAGAGGAATTGATATTGTTATGGCAATTGATGTTTCTGCTAGTATGCTCGCAAAAGATTTAAAACCAAATAGATTAGAAGCTTTAAAACGAGTAGCTGTTGACTTTGTAAACAGAAGACCCAATGACAGAATAGGTATTGTTGTTTATGCTGGTGAAAGTTTTACACAAACTCCAATTACAAGCGATAAATCAATTGTGAAAAGAACTATTTCTGAAATTAAATGGGGACAATTAGAGGGGGGAACTGCTATTGGAATGGGATTGGGATCTGCGGTAAATAGATTAAAAGAAAGTAAGGCTAAAAGTAAAGTTATCATTTTGCTTACTGATGGTGTCAACAATGCTGGATTTGTAGACCCTAAAACAGCGACTGAATTAGCTAAAGAATTAAATATTAAAGTTTATACAATTGGTATCGGAACAAACGGTATGGCTCCTTTCCCTTGGGCAAAAGACCCAAGAACCGGAAAATTGTCATTTAGAAACCAACAAGTTGAAATTGATGAAAAATTACTAAAATTTATCGCAAACGAAACCGAAGGCCAATACTTCCGTGCTACTGGAAATGCTAAACTAAAAGAAATTTACGATGAGATTGATAAGCTCGAAAAGACGAAAATAGAGGAGTTTAAATACTATAATTATTCTGAACAGTATCGTTTTTGGGTAATCATAGCTGGTATATTTTTAATACTAGAATTTGTTTTACGAAACACAATCTTTAAAAGCTTTATTTAA
- a CDS encoding methylated-DNA--[protein]-cysteine S-methyltransferase has product MSEINIANYKSPIGTIQIKGNEKEIHSIHFVEENIAHLNNTEAKEVQKCIQQLDEYFNGMRKEFALTLRPKGTEFQGKVWTELLKVPFGKKRSYLKQSKRLGDVKAIRAVASANGKNPISIIIPCHRIIGSDGSLAGYTGGVWRKKWLLEHESGNKQQSLF; this is encoded by the coding sequence TAAATCTCCAATCGGAACTATTCAAATAAAAGGAAACGAGAAAGAAATTCACTCAATTCATTTTGTTGAAGAAAACATAGCTCATTTGAATAATACTGAGGCTAAGGAAGTACAAAAATGCATTCAGCAATTAGATGAATATTTTAACGGAATGAGAAAGGAATTTGCTTTAACCTTACGTCCTAAAGGAACAGAATTTCAAGGAAAAGTTTGGACGGAATTATTAAAAGTCCCTTTTGGTAAAAAGAGAAGTTATTTGAAGCAATCTAAGAGATTAGGTGATGTAAAAGCAATAAGAGCTGTTGCCTCAGCAAATGGTAAAAACCCAATATCTATCATTATTCCTTGCCACAGAATTATTGGTTCGGATGGATCTTTAGCTGGATATACTGGTGGAGTTTGGAGAAAGAAATGGTTACTCGAGCATGAAAGTGGCAACAAACAACAGAGTTTGTTTTAA
- a CDS encoding tetratricopeptide repeat protein: MKKTIEILTIILAFFCNNTRAQQDTLQLKREARSLLREGNKLYNKQQFDKASLSYRKAISKNTKYDKASYNYGNALYQGKKYKDAVSQYELATKTAQTKVEKAEAYHNIGNAMMEQKQYQQAIDAYKNALKNNPGDDETRYNLAVAQQKAEKEKQKNKNDKNKDKKNQQNKDQKKDQDQKNKDPNKDKKEGDDKDQKKNQDQKNKDDKKDPKKDQNNKDKQKQKPKQGKMSPEQMKQLLESLNNEEKKTQKKMNVNKSKGRKVKQEKDW; the protein is encoded by the coding sequence ATGAAAAAAACAATTGAAATATTAACTATCATTCTTGCTTTTTTCTGCAATAACACTCGTGCACAGCAAGATACACTTCAGTTAAAACGTGAAGCCCGATCTCTTTTAAGGGAAGGTAATAAACTCTATAACAAACAACAGTTTGACAAAGCTTCACTCTCTTATCGAAAAGCAATTAGTAAAAATACCAAATATGATAAAGCTAGCTACAATTATGGAAATGCTTTGTATCAAGGTAAAAAATATAAAGATGCGGTTTCTCAATATGAATTAGCAACTAAAACTGCTCAAACGAAAGTAGAAAAAGCAGAAGCCTATCACAATATTGGTAATGCTATGATGGAGCAAAAACAATATCAACAAGCAATTGATGCCTATAAAAATGCATTAAAAAATAACCCAGGGGATGATGAGACTCGTTATAATCTTGCGGTAGCTCAACAAAAAGCAGAAAAGGAAAAACAGAAAAATAAAAACGACAAAAATAAGGATAAAAAGAACCAACAGAATAAAGACCAGAAAAAGGATCAAGATCAAAAAAATAAAGATCCAAATAAGGACAAAAAGGAAGGTGACGATAAAGATCAAAAGAAAAACCAGGATCAAAAAAATAAAGACGACAAAAAGGATCCTAAGAAGGATCAAAACAACAAGGATAAACAAAAGCAAAAACCTAAGCAAGGTAAAATGTCACCTGAGCAAATGAAACAGCTTTTAGAAAGCTTAAATAACGAAGAGAAGAAAACTCAGAAAAAAATGAACGTTAATAAATCAAAAGGCAGGAAGGTTAAACAAGAAAAAGATTGGTAA
- a CDS encoding nucleoside deaminase, with amino-acid sequence MNPFDDTYFMKKALLEAEEAFKKGEVPVGAIIVFKNQIIARAHNLTERLNDVTAHAEMQAFTSAADYLGGKYLRDCTLYVTVEPCQMCAGASYWTQIGKIVYGASEPRSGFTILGTKLHPKTKVVSGVLEEECGQLMRRFFVEKRNLN; translated from the coding sequence ATGAATCCTTTTGACGATACATATTTTATGAAAAAAGCGCTTTTGGAAGCAGAAGAGGCTTTTAAGAAAGGAGAAGTTCCGGTAGGAGCGATAATTGTATTTAAGAATCAAATTATTGCTAGAGCTCATAATTTAACCGAACGTTTAAACGATGTTACGGCGCATGCAGAAATGCAGGCTTTTACTTCAGCTGCAGATTATTTAGGAGGGAAATATTTAAGAGATTGTACATTGTATGTTACTGTTGAACCGTGTCAAATGTGTGCAGGAGCAAGTTATTGGACTCAAATTGGAAAAATAGTTTATGGAGCTAGTGAGCCAAGGTCTGGTTTTACTATTTTAGGAACTAAACTACATCCAAAAACCAAAGTAGTTTCAGGTGTTTTAGAAGAAGAATGTGGTCAATTAATGAGACGTTTTTTTGTTGAAAAAAGAAATTTGAATTAA
- a CDS encoding BatD family protein → MKLKFITLIVSLITLSAFSQETEFVAKVSKNKLGLNQRLRVEFSINKQGADNFVPPNFTNFKIVGGPSHSVSQSWVNGKASFSQKYSYIIKPLKKGEFNLPSASIILDGEKLESKPVKIIVTEAVKVPKNPNDPDYIAEQNIHLVAEISKARPYVGEGIYVEYRLYFSNNVGIYDNAVTEAPQYNGFWNQEIKRDGSQVKTAMYNGEQYRYAVLNKALLIPTKSGKLTIDPMKMDIVVAVPTGRGDFFGNPITKQVRKEYSSAKKIINVKDLPLEGKPESFTGAVGYFNYELTSSRNVLKANESSQIKVVVKGKGNLKLFELPKIQTPKELEVYQPERKEKVSITTSGLSGSVIDNYTVVPEYKGKYKIPTTEFSYFNPKDQKYHTITTDDIFVDVTEGKELAPSTTGNQVIKQSVVTTGKNFRYIQTSTTLGPIVKSDFYKSTLFYILLIVPFILVPVIILINKKREERNADIIGSKQRKADRLARKYLSEAKSQLGNKEPFYEALERALHNYLKAKLKVETSEISREKISQLLEDKNVNSNSIDEFIGVLKDCDFARYTPITNLQMNQEYEKAKQVITQIDKQL, encoded by the coding sequence ATGAAACTAAAGTTTATTACATTAATAGTATCACTGATTACACTATCAGCCTTCTCTCAAGAAACTGAATTTGTAGCTAAAGTAAGTAAAAATAAACTTGGGCTTAATCAACGTTTGCGTGTTGAATTTTCGATTAACAAGCAAGGTGCAGACAATTTTGTGCCTCCAAATTTCACAAACTTCAAAATTGTTGGAGGTCCAAGTCATTCGGTTAGTCAATCTTGGGTTAATGGGAAAGCTAGTTTCTCACAAAAATACTCGTATATAATCAAGCCACTTAAAAAAGGTGAGTTCAATCTACCTTCCGCTAGTATTATCCTTGATGGGGAAAAACTAGAATCTAAACCTGTAAAGATTATAGTAACGGAAGCTGTAAAAGTTCCTAAAAATCCAAATGACCCAGATTATATTGCTGAACAAAATATTCATTTAGTTGCTGAAATTTCTAAAGCACGTCCATATGTAGGAGAAGGAATTTATGTCGAATATCGCCTTTACTTTAGTAACAATGTAGGTATTTATGATAATGCCGTAACCGAAGCTCCGCAATACAACGGGTTCTGGAATCAAGAAATTAAAAGAGATGGTTCCCAAGTTAAAACCGCTATGTATAACGGTGAACAATATCGTTATGCAGTCTTAAATAAAGCCTTGCTAATTCCGACAAAATCTGGAAAGTTAACTATCGATCCGATGAAAATGGATATTGTAGTTGCCGTGCCTACAGGTAGAGGTGATTTTTTCGGAAATCCAATTACAAAACAAGTGAGAAAAGAATATTCGTCTGCTAAAAAAATCATTAACGTCAAAGACTTACCACTTGAAGGAAAACCAGAAAGTTTCACGGGAGCTGTTGGTTATTTTAATTATGAGTTAACTTCATCACGAAATGTTTTAAAAGCAAATGAATCTTCTCAAATAAAAGTGGTTGTCAAGGGAAAAGGAAACTTAAAACTTTTTGAACTACCTAAAATTCAAACTCCTAAAGAATTAGAAGTTTATCAACCTGAACGTAAAGAGAAAGTTTCTATAACCACTTCTGGATTAAGTGGTTCAGTTATTGACAACTATACTGTAGTACCTGAATACAAAGGGAAATACAAAATTCCTACTACTGAATTTTCATACTTCAACCCTAAAGATCAAAAATATCATACAATTACGACAGATGATATTTTTGTAGATGTTACAGAAGGAAAAGAATTAGCTCCGAGTACTACAGGTAATCAAGTTATTAAACAAAGCGTAGTTACAACAGGCAAGAACTTTAGATACATCCAAACCTCAACAACCCTAGGTCCAATCGTAAAATCAGATTTCTATAAATCAACACTATTTTATATACTATTAATTGTACCTTTTATTCTGGTTCCGGTAATTATCTTAATTAATAAAAAGAGGGAGGAAAGAAATGCTGATATTATTGGAAGTAAACAACGTAAAGCAGACCGTTTAGCTCGTAAATATTTATCTGAAGCTAAATCTCAATTAGGAAATAAAGAACCATTTTATGAAGCACTGGAAAGAGCTCTTCATAACTATTTAAAAGCCAAACTTAAGGTTGAAACTTCCGAGATTAGCAGAGAGAAAATTAGTCAATTGCTAGAAGATAAAAATGTTAATTCTAATTCAATTGATGAATTCATTGGAGTTTTAAAGGATTGTGATTTTGCACGTTACACCCCAATAACTAATTTGCAAATGAATCAAGAATACGAAAAAGCAAAACAAGTAATAACCCAAATAGACAAGCAATTATAA
- a CDS encoding AAA family ATPase: protein MDVDVRAINEKIEVESAFVDLLTNEMNKVIVGQKYMIERLLIGLLGNGHILLEGVPGLAKTLAINTLSKAVQGSFSRVQFTPDLLPADVIGTMIYNVKDNDFSIKKGPIFANFVLADEINRAPAKVQSALLEAMQEKQITIGDETFKLDEPFLVMATQNPVEQEGTYPLPEAQMDRFMLKTLIDYPKLQDEQLIMRQSLNNSFGKVNPVVSLEKIIKAREAVNEVYMDEKIEKYILDIIFATRYPENYNLSKLKPLISFGSSPRGSIALAKAAKCYAFIKRRGYVIPEDVRAMAHDVLRHRVGITYEAEAENMSSIDIINTIINEVQVP from the coding sequence ATGGATGTAGATGTAAGAGCTATTAATGAAAAAATCGAAGTTGAAAGTGCGTTTGTAGATTTACTTACAAATGAAATGAATAAAGTTATTGTTGGTCAAAAATATATGATCGAAAGACTACTAATTGGTTTACTAGGAAACGGACATATTCTTCTTGAAGGAGTTCCCGGACTAGCAAAAACTTTAGCAATTAATACCTTATCAAAAGCAGTTCAAGGAAGTTTCAGTAGAGTTCAGTTTACTCCAGACCTTTTACCTGCTGATGTTATTGGTACTATGATTTACAATGTAAAAGATAATGACTTTTCCATTAAAAAAGGGCCAATCTTTGCCAATTTTGTTCTAGCAGATGAGATTAACCGTGCACCTGCAAAGGTACAGTCTGCATTACTTGAAGCAATGCAAGAAAAACAAATCACTATTGGTGACGAGACTTTTAAATTAGACGAACCTTTTTTAGTAATGGCTACTCAAAATCCAGTTGAACAAGAAGGAACGTATCCATTACCTGAAGCCCAAATGGATCGTTTCATGTTAAAAACACTTATTGATTATCCAAAATTACAAGACGAACAATTAATAATGAGACAAAGCTTAAATAACAGCTTTGGAAAAGTAAATCCTGTAGTCTCTTTGGAAAAAATCATAAAAGCTAGAGAAGCTGTCAATGAAGTTTACATGGACGAAAAAATTGAAAAATATATACTTGATATTATTTTCGCAACACGTTACCCTGAAAACTATAACCTAAGTAAACTAAAACCGTTAATAAGCTTTGGGTCTTCTCCTCGTGGTAGTATTGCACTAGCAAAAGCCGCTAAATGCTATGCTTTCATAAAACGAAGAGGATACGTTATCCCTGAAGATGTTAGAGCCATGGCACATGATGTATTGCGACATAGAGTCGGAATTACCTATGAAGCTGAAGCTGAAAACATGAGTTCTATTGATATTATTAACACTATCATAAACGAAGTTCAAGTTCCGTAA
- a CDS encoding UDP-2,3-diacylglucosamine diphosphatase: MTSITISENKKVYFASDQHLGAPTQEQSFPREQKFVRWLNEIKKDAEAIFLLGDLFDFWFEYKTVVPKGFVRVLGKLAEIKDSGIPIYFFVGNHDLWMRDYFEKELTIPVFHSPQEFKINNKLFLIGHGDGLGPNDNGYKRMKKVFTFPLFKWMFRWLHPDLGVKLGQYMSVKNKMISGDEDFKFLGKEKEWLVQYCKRKLESKHYDFFIFGHRHLPLDIQLKEGSKYYNLGDWINFYTYGSFNQTEFSLLEYK, translated from the coding sequence TTGACGTCTATTACTATTTCTGAAAACAAGAAAGTATATTTTGCTTCTGACCAACATTTAGGAGCTCCAACTCAAGAACAAAGCTTTCCTAGAGAACAAAAATTTGTTCGGTGGCTAAATGAAATTAAAAAGGACGCAGAAGCTATTTTTCTACTAGGAGATTTATTTGATTTTTGGTTTGAATATAAAACAGTAGTTCCGAAAGGTTTTGTTAGAGTATTAGGAAAATTAGCAGAAATTAAAGATAGCGGGATTCCAATTTACTTTTTTGTTGGAAATCATGATTTATGGATGCGCGATTATTTTGAAAAAGAACTTACTATTCCTGTTTTTCATTCTCCACAAGAATTCAAAATAAACAATAAATTATTTCTTATTGGTCATGGTGACGGTTTAGGGCCTAATGACAATGGATATAAAAGAATGAAAAAAGTTTTTACTTTTCCTTTATTTAAATGGATGTTCAGATGGTTACATCCCGATTTAGGTGTTAAGCTTGGGCAGTATATGTCTGTCAAGAACAAAATGATTTCTGGGGATGAAGATTTTAAATTCTTGGGAAAAGAGAAAGAATGGTTGGTACAATACTGCAAACGTAAATTAGAAAGCAAACACTACGATTTCTTTATATTTGGACACAGACACCTTCCGCTAGACATTCAACTAAAAGAAGGCAGTAAGTACTACAATTTAGGTGACTGGATAAACTTTTACACTTATGGATCTTTTAATCAAACTGAGTTTTCTTTATTAGAATATAAATAA